In Ailuropoda melanoleuca isolate Jingjing chromosome X, ASM200744v2, whole genome shotgun sequence, a single genomic region encodes these proteins:
- the AMELX gene encoding amelogenin, X isoform, whose translation MGTWILFACLLGAAFAMPLPPHPGHPGYINFSYEVLTPLKWYQNMIRHPYPSYGYEPMGGWLHHQIIPVLSQQNPPNHALQPHHHIPMVPAQQPVVPQQPMMPLPGQHSMTPTQHHQPNLPLPAQQPFQPQPVQPQPHQPIQPIQPIQPIQPIQPQPPMHPIQPLPPQPPLPPMFPIQPLPPMLPDLPLEAWPSTDKTKREEVVSIP comes from the exons ATGGGGACCTGGATTTTGTTTGCCTGCCTCTTGGGAGCAGCCTTTGCTATGCCC CTACCACCTCATCCTGGGCACCCTGGTTATATCAACTTCAGCTATGAg GTGCTTACCCCCCTGAAGTGGTACCAGAACATGATAAGGCATCCG TACCCTTCCTATGGTTACGAACCCATGGGTGGATGGCTGCACCACCAAATCATTCCCGTGCTGTCCCAGCAGAATCCCCCGAATCACGCCCTGCAGCCTCATCACCACATCCCCATGGTGCCAGCTCAGCAGCCCGTGGTCCCCCAGCAACCAATGATGCCACTTCCTGGCCAACACTCCATGACTCCAACCCAACACCACCAGCCaaacctccctctgcctgcccagcagcccttccagccccagcccgTCCAGCCACAGCCTCACCAGCCCATCCAGCCCATCCAGCCCATCCAGCCCATCCAGCCCATCCAGCCccagccacccatgcaccccatcCAGCCCCTGCCGCCACAGCCACCTCTGCCTCCGATGTTCCCCAtacagcccctgccccccatgctTCCTGACCTGCCTCTGGAAGCTTGGCCATCAACAGACAAGACCAAGCGGGAGGAAGTGGTGAGTATCCCTTGA